The Geomonas ferrireducens genome includes a window with the following:
- a CDS encoding undecaprenyl-diphosphate phosphatase, which produces MGIFDAIILGIVEGLSEFLPISSTGHLILASALLKLPQTDAHKVFEVVIQLGAMLAVVEVYRKQLFARPELLKKLCWAFLPTGTIGFLLYKLVKSFFQPSLVSYMLIAGGVAFIVIELWMKDRPATTHTLDEVSYRQAFIIGLVQCLSMVPGVSRSGATIIGGLVCGLDRKDAAEFSFLLALPTMFAATCYDIYKNHSVFHMGDWQNIAVGFVVSFIFGVIGIKALLKFVTSHTFIPFGIYRIAAGVIFLVFMF; this is translated from the coding sequence GTGGGGATTTTTGACGCGATCATACTTGGCATCGTGGAAGGGCTTAGCGAGTTTCTTCCGATTTCATCAACTGGTCATCTCATCCTGGCTTCCGCGCTTTTGAAACTGCCGCAAACCGATGCTCACAAGGTATTCGAGGTGGTCATCCAACTCGGGGCGATGCTCGCCGTCGTCGAGGTGTACCGAAAACAGCTCTTCGCCCGCCCGGAACTGCTCAAGAAGCTTTGCTGGGCATTCCTGCCGACCGGCACCATTGGGTTTCTCCTTTACAAACTGGTCAAGTCTTTCTTCCAGCCCTCCCTGGTGAGCTACATGCTCATCGCTGGCGGCGTCGCCTTCATCGTCATTGAGCTCTGGATGAAGGACCGCCCGGCCACGACCCATACCCTTGACGAAGTCAGCTACCGGCAGGCCTTCATCATCGGCCTCGTGCAGTGTCTCTCCATGGTCCCCGGTGTATCGCGATCAGGCGCCACCATCATCGGCGGGCTTGTCTGCGGGCTCGACCGCAAGGACGCCGCCGAATTTTCCTTTCTCCTCGCGCTTCCCACCATGTTCGCCGCCACCTGCTACGACATATACAAGAACCACTCAGTGTTTCACATGGGGGACTGGCAGAACATCGCCGTCGGGTTCGTCGTTTCGTTCATCTTCGGCGTGATCGGCATCAAGGCGCTCCTCAAGTTCGTCACCAGCCACACCTTCATCCCCTTTGGCATCTACCGCATCGCCGCCGGCGTCATCTTCCTGGTTTTCATGTTTTAG
- a CDS encoding hemerythrin domain-containing protein — protein sequence MSRLIDELKKDHVQIEEMLNRVKDTTITNKEAHRILVAAQNTLLAHLRKEDAQLYPVLNRASQTDQALKRTVDFYAKDMDEISSNAIAFFKKYAADDAQIDIEFARALGRLFATISRRLRSEENTLYAAYDKLSPV from the coding sequence ATGTCCAGACTGATCGATGAGTTGAAAAAGGACCACGTGCAAATCGAGGAGATGCTCAATCGCGTGAAGGATACCACCATCACGAACAAAGAAGCGCACAGGATCCTCGTTGCGGCGCAGAACACGCTGCTCGCCCACTTGAGGAAGGAAGATGCGCAGCTCTATCCGGTGCTGAACCGTGCCTCACAGACAGACCAGGCACTAAAGCGCACCGTGGACTTCTACGCGAAGGACATGGACGAGATCTCTAGCAACGCCATCGCGTTTTTCAAAAAGTATGCGGCAGACGATGCGCAGATCGACATAGAGTTCGCGAGAGCGCTCGGGCGTCTCTTTGCGACCATCTCCAGGCGACTGCGCAGCGAGGAGAACACCCTTTACGCAGCCTATGACAAACTGAGCCCGGTTTGA
- a CDS encoding NarK family nitrate/nitrite MFS transporter yields the protein MSSRVLAVWSPEDATFWEDQGKAVAYRNLWISIPALFISFAVWMVWSVVVVNLQSIGFAFDADKLFWLAALPGLSGATLRIFYSFMVPIFGGRTWTTISTASLLIPAVGIGFAVRDPSTSYTTMLLLAFLCGLGGGNFASSMSNISFFFPKSLKGTALGLNAGLGNLGVSAMQFLVPIVITTGTFRALCGNPQLCVIKGTAESVWMQNAGFIWVPFIVLATLAAWFGMNDIADAKASFKEQSVIFKRKHNWIMCWLYLGTFGSFIGYSAGLPLLIKSQFPAVSPTQYAFIGPLLGALFRPVGGWISDKLGGARVTFWNFIAMAAAAVGVLYYLPSQGNAGNFWGFLAMFILMFITTGIGNGSTFRMIPVIFLTERQRAAQDGGPKAQAQATAEAGKEAAAVLGFSSAFAAYGAFFIPKAFGSSITHTGAPHLALYGFLAFYLSCLALTWYCYSRKNAEMPC from the coding sequence ATGTCGTCACGAGTATTGGCAGTATGGAGCCCGGAGGATGCAACATTCTGGGAGGATCAGGGCAAGGCGGTCGCCTATCGAAACCTGTGGATCTCGATCCCCGCCCTGTTCATCTCGTTCGCGGTATGGATGGTCTGGAGCGTGGTGGTGGTTAACCTGCAGTCGATCGGTTTCGCCTTCGACGCGGATAAACTTTTCTGGCTGGCGGCGCTTCCGGGACTCTCCGGCGCCACCCTGAGGATCTTCTACTCTTTCATGGTCCCCATCTTCGGCGGCAGGACCTGGACCACGATCAGCACCGCTTCACTTCTCATCCCCGCGGTCGGCATCGGCTTCGCCGTGCGCGACCCGAGCACGAGCTACACGACCATGCTGCTGCTCGCCTTTCTCTGCGGCCTGGGAGGGGGAAACTTCGCGTCTAGCATGTCCAACATCAGCTTTTTCTTCCCGAAATCGCTGAAGGGAACCGCCCTCGGCCTGAACGCGGGGCTCGGCAACCTGGGCGTCAGCGCCATGCAGTTCCTGGTACCGATCGTCATCACAACCGGTACCTTCCGTGCGCTCTGCGGCAACCCCCAGCTTTGCGTCATCAAGGGGACGGCGGAGTCGGTATGGATGCAGAACGCCGGCTTCATCTGGGTCCCCTTCATCGTGCTCGCCACCCTCGCCGCCTGGTTCGGCATGAACGATATCGCCGATGCGAAGGCGTCCTTCAAGGAGCAGTCGGTCATCTTCAAGCGCAAGCACAACTGGATCATGTGCTGGCTCTACCTCGGCACCTTCGGCTCCTTCATCGGCTACTCGGCCGGTCTGCCGCTCTTGATCAAATCCCAGTTCCCAGCGGTCAGCCCGACCCAATACGCCTTCATCGGCCCGCTGCTGGGCGCCCTGTTCCGTCCGGTCGGCGGCTGGATCTCCGACAAGCTGGGCGGCGCGCGGGTCACCTTCTGGAACTTCATCGCCATGGCGGCGGCCGCCGTCGGCGTGCTGTACTACCTCCCAAGCCAGGGAAACGCCGGCAATTTCTGGGGCTTTCTCGCCATGTTCATCCTGATGTTCATCACCACCGGGATCGGCAACGGTTCCACATTCAGGATGATACCGGTTATCTTCTTGACCGAGCGCCAGCGCGCCGCGCAGGATGGCGGCCCGAAAGCGCAGGCCCAGGCGACGGCCGAGGCGGGCAAAGAAGCGGCGGCGGTTTTAGGCTTCAGCTCGGCGTTCGCAGCCTACGGGGCCTTCTTCATACCCAAGGCCTTCGGAAGCTCGATAACCCACACCGGAGCCCCGCATCTGGCCCTGTACGGCTTTCTGGCCTTTTACCTGAGCTGCCTGGCTCTCACCTGGTACTGTTATTCGCGGAAAAACGCCGAGATGCCTTGTTGA
- a CDS encoding sulfite exporter TauE/SafE family protein, translating to MILQLLIPMLFCTLLVALLYSCVGHGGASGYIAVLALFSVSPEVFKPTALTLNLLVAGITTWSFFRAGHFSWRLFWPFAATSIPFSFLGGYLTLPAHIYRPLVGVVLLLSASRLLLQKNAAPVRTTPPSLPVALVIGAALGLLSGLTGVGGGIFLSPLLLLCKWGELREVSAVAALFILVNSCAGLLGHLSGVQAIPSYAPLMAGSALLGGAIGSLLGSRHLPVPTIMRVLSLVLTIAGFKLLLV from the coding sequence ATGATCCTGCAACTTCTCATACCGATGCTTTTCTGTACGCTGCTGGTGGCGCTTCTGTACTCCTGCGTCGGCCACGGCGGCGCGTCCGGATACATCGCGGTACTCGCTTTGTTCAGCGTGTCGCCCGAGGTCTTCAAGCCGACCGCTCTCACCCTGAACCTGCTGGTCGCCGGAATCACCACGTGGTCGTTTTTCCGCGCCGGGCATTTCTCGTGGCGGCTTTTCTGGCCCTTCGCCGCGACCTCGATCCCGTTCAGTTTCCTCGGCGGATACCTCACCCTCCCCGCCCACATCTACCGGCCGCTGGTCGGGGTGGTGCTGCTCCTGTCGGCGTCGCGTCTTTTGCTGCAGAAAAACGCCGCCCCAGTCCGCACCACTCCCCCGTCCCTGCCGGTCGCTCTCGTCATCGGGGCCGCGCTCGGGCTTCTCTCCGGGCTGACCGGAGTCGGCGGCGGCATTTTCCTGAGTCCCCTTCTGCTGCTCTGCAAATGGGGCGAACTGCGGGAGGTATCAGCGGTTGCCGCCCTGTTCATCCTGGTGAACTCCTGCGCCGGACTACTCGGGCACCTGAGCGGCGTACAGGCGATACCGAGCTACGCTCCGCTCATGGCGGGAAGCGCCCTTCTGGGCGGCGCCATCGGGTCCCTGCTGGGTAGCCGCCACCTCCCCGTCCCCACCATCATGCGGGTCCTATCGCTCGTACTCACCATCGCCGGGTTCAAGCTGTTGTTGGTTTAA